The following coding sequences lie in one Anomalospiza imberbis isolate Cuckoo-Finch-1a 21T00152 chromosome 17, ASM3175350v1, whole genome shotgun sequence genomic window:
- the LOC137484438 gene encoding veswaprin-c-like, with protein MLVSRTSHARTSQGHGSMKAVAALLLVGMLILWAELPTGSAWSCPPVRFTCAMHNPPNQCLIDRHCPRGKKCCRSFCGRKCLSKPPSIPVSYV; from the exons ATGTTGGTGTCCCGCACTTCTCACGCTCGCACCTCGCAGGGACACGGCAGCATGAAGGCGGTGGCCGCCCTCCTCCTGGTGGGGATGCTCATCCTCTGGGCAGAACTGCCAACAG GCAGCGCCTGGTCCTGCCCGCCCGTGCGCTTCACCTGCGCTATGCACAACCCGCCGAACCAGTGCCTCATCGACCGGCACTGCCCCCGCGGCAAGAAGTGCTGCCGCTCCTTCTGCGGGAGGAAATGCCTCTCCAAGCCGCCCTCCATCCCCGTCTCCTACG tGTGA